The Persephonella atlantica genome includes a window with the following:
- the soxY gene encoding thiosulfate oxidation carrier protein SoxY — protein MNRRNFLKMTAVAGAVVAVSPAVPLGLEAKAQPKKRSFEEALKEITKGKKPVESQKVKLIAPSIAENGAVVPVKVEVVEPIENVKAIHIMADKNFDPWTCSVHLTPQNGKPYFSTRIRLAKTMNVYAIAELKDGSFIMAKKPVKVTIGGCG, from the coding sequence ATGAACAGAAGAAACTTTCTTAAGATGACAGCTGTCGCAGGAGCAGTTGTTGCAGTCTCCCCAGCTGTGCCTTTAGGCCTTGAAGCAAAAGCTCAGCCTAAAAAGAGAAGTTTTGAAGAAGCCCTCAAAGAGATAACAAAAGGAAAAAAACCTGTAGAATCCCAGAAAGTAAAGCTGATAGCCCCATCTATAGCAGAAAATGGTGCGGTCGTTCCTGTTAAGGTTGAGGTGGTTGAACCTATAGAAAATGTGAAAGCCATTCACATAATGGCAGATAAAAACTTTGACCCATGGACATGCAGTGTTCATCTAACACCCCAGAACGGAAAACCATACTTCTCAACGAGGATAAGACTTGCAAAAACGATGAATGTTTATGCCATAGCTGAGCTGAAAGACGGCTCATTTATTATGGCTAAAAAACCTGTAAAAGTAACCATCGGTGGATGTGGATAA
- the soxB gene encoding thiosulfohydrolase SoxB encodes MNLTRRDFLELAAIAGISLTGGNALAKLDRLNPEKLMEFQSVGNVTLLHICDMHAHLKPLYWREPSTLLSHPSLVGEPGFLCGKAYLKYYDVTPGSLRAYFDTYIDFPELAHKYGKMGGVAYMATLVKQIIAERGKDRVLFMDSGDTWQGTAVALFTKGKAVVDVQNALGIDVMVGHWEFTYGKDRVLELVENHLKAEFIAQNIADEMWEELVFKPYTIREVGGVKIGIIGNAFPYTPIANPKQFTEGWTFGIQPERLQQFVDELRNEKKVDLVVLLSHDGFSLDQALAKMIKGIDIIFSGHTHDPAPKPIFVNNTMIVIAGSHGKYLGRLDLEVKNGKIRKWNYKLIPIASNFIKPDPEVEKLVNDIYRPYEKKLSQKLAKTEQLLYKRDTFYSTFDRIIGEAIREETDAEIVFTPGYRWGTTVLPGEDITVDNVYEMTAITYPDVYTFEMTGEKLKMILEDIADNAFNKNPLYQQGGDMSRLLGVEYEIKLGAPAGKRLRNVKVNGKNLDPNRSYVVSAWGGNLYRAGKNVRPDHRPVYDIVIDYLKRHKTVNPPLKSNVKVLDVKCGCPEKGGICP; translated from the coding sequence ATGAATTTAACAAGAAGGGATTTTCTTGAGCTTGCTGCAATAGCTGGTATATCACTGACAGGAGGAAATGCTCTGGCAAAACTTGATAGACTGAATCCAGAAAAGCTGATGGAGTTTCAATCTGTCGGCAATGTTACACTACTTCACATATGCGATATGCATGCTCACCTGAAACCTCTGTACTGGAGAGAACCTTCCACGCTCCTGTCCCATCCTTCCCTTGTAGGAGAACCGGGATTCCTTTGTGGTAAAGCTTATCTTAAATACTACGACGTAACACCAGGAAGCCTCAGAGCTTACTTTGATACATACATTGACTTCCCTGAACTTGCCCACAAATACGGAAAGATGGGGGGCGTTGCCTACATGGCTACTCTCGTAAAACAGATAATAGCAGAAAGGGGGAAAGACAGAGTACTGTTTATGGATTCTGGAGATACATGGCAGGGAACGGCTGTAGCTCTTTTTACAAAGGGAAAGGCTGTAGTAGACGTCCAGAATGCATTAGGCATTGATGTGATGGTAGGACACTGGGAGTTTACATACGGTAAAGATAGAGTTTTAGAGCTTGTTGAAAACCATCTGAAAGCTGAGTTTATAGCCCAGAACATAGCAGACGAGATGTGGGAAGAGCTGGTGTTTAAGCCTTACACAATCAGAGAGGTTGGAGGCGTAAAGATAGGTATTATAGGAAATGCTTTCCCCTACACACCTATCGCCAACCCAAAACAGTTTACAGAAGGATGGACTTTTGGTATCCAGCCAGAGAGGCTGCAGCAGTTTGTTGACGAGCTGAGAAATGAGAAAAAGGTTGACCTTGTTGTTCTCCTTTCCCACGACGGATTTTCCCTTGATCAGGCACTGGCTAAAATGATTAAAGGTATAGACATTATATTCAGCGGACACACCCACGACCCAGCTCCAAAACCAATATTTGTTAATAACACAATGATTGTTATAGCAGGTTCCCACGGAAAGTATTTAGGGAGATTAGACCTTGAAGTAAAAAATGGAAAGATAAGAAAATGGAACTACAAGCTTATTCCTATAGCTTCAAACTTTATTAAACCAGACCCGGAAGTGGAAAAACTTGTTAATGATATTTACAGGCCTTATGAAAAAAAGCTATCCCAGAAATTAGCAAAAACAGAGCAGCTGCTGTATAAGAGAGACACATTCTACTCAACATTTGACAGGATTATTGGAGAAGCAATAAGAGAAGAAACAGACGCTGAGATTGTTTTTACTCCCGGATACAGATGGGGAACAACAGTCCTACCGGGAGAGGATATCACCGTTGACAATGTTTACGAGATGACTGCAATCACATATCCAGACGTTTACACATTTGAGATGACAGGGGAAAAGCTGAAGATGATACTGGAAGACATTGCAGATAATGCATTCAACAAAAATCCCCTTTACCAGCAGGGAGGAGATATGAGCAGACTGCTTGGTGTGGAATACGAGATAAAGTTGGGAGCCCCTGCAGGTAAAAGATTGAGGAACGTAAAGGTAAATGGAAAAAACCTTGACCCAAACAGGTCATACGTTGTATCAGCATGGGGTGGAAATCTTTACAGAGCAGGAAAAAATGTCAGACCAGACCACAGACCTGTATACGACATCGTGATTGATTATCTGAAAAGACACAAAACAGTCAATCCTCCATTAAAGTCAAATGTGAAAGTTCTTGACGTTAAGTGTGGCTGTCCTGAAAAAGGAGGAATATGTCCTTGA
- the soxZ gene encoding thiosulfate oxidation carrier complex protein SoxZ codes for MGRTALIKLRPRRYKKGDLVRVDSVIMHPMHTGLVKDKKTGKIIPAHYINKVEVYYGGELITSIDVNASVSANPFFSFYIKADKKAPLKIVWKDNKGEVTEKTVKIKPH; via the coding sequence ATGGGAAGAACAGCATTAATAAAACTAAGACCAAGAAGATACAAAAAAGGAGACTTAGTAAGGGTTGACTCTGTTATTATGCATCCAATGCATACAGGACTGGTAAAGGACAAAAAAACAGGAAAGATTATACCAGCCCACTACATAAACAAAGTAGAGGTCTATTACGGAGGCGAACTAATCACATCAATAGACGTAAATGCTTCTGTCAGTGCAAACCCATTCTTCTCCTTTTACATAAAAGCTGATAAAAAAGCACCACTGAAAATTGTTTGGAAAGACAACAAGGGAGAAGTTACAGAAAAAACAGTCAAGATTAAACCCCATTAA
- a CDS encoding DsrE family protein produces MRIILLLLLIVFSVYAGEKGAKLEISDSTYPSLKVVYDWNLQSPEAVSKALNHLRNHIKAYEEYAPLEEVDIAVVSHGAEVPVFAKQNKKYFSEIVERIKNFHESYGVKFYVCYNAAKAFGFDKEDFPSFVILTPAGVAKLAALQEEGYRLVPAIVHDFSAVKSKYGKKK; encoded by the coding sequence ATGAGAATAATTCTGTTATTACTACTGATTGTATTTTCTGTATATGCAGGAGAAAAAGGGGCAAAGCTTGAGATTTCAGACTCTACCTATCCCTCTTTAAAGGTCGTTTATGACTGGAATCTCCAGAGTCCAGAGGCTGTAAGTAAAGCCCTTAACCACCTTAGAAATCATATAAAAGCTTATGAAGAGTATGCTCCACTTGAGGAAGTTGATATAGCTGTTGTAAGTCATGGGGCAGAAGTTCCTGTTTTTGCAAAACAGAACAAAAAGTATTTCAGTGAGATTGTAGAGAGAATAAAAAACTTCCACGAAAGTTACGGAGTAAAGTTTTATGTATGTTATAACGCTGCTAAAGCATTTGGTTTTGATAAAGAAGATTTTCCATCCTTTGTGATTCTTACTCCTGCAGGTGTTGCAAAATTAGCTGCCCTTCAGGAAGAAGGATACAGACTTGTCCCGGCTATTGTTCACGATTTTTCAGCTGTAAAATCTAAATACGGTAAGAAAAAATGA
- a CDS encoding DUF302 domain-containing protein: MKRLILLLLTVYAFTLNSCITAMEWSTRDEDDDEYIPPKKVTVEKKENLKGYNPKPQEEEEEEIPDIYEVSADISYEEADLLLRSALEEANFKIIKVSHVTKGMKEQGRRDFWEDMNIYMICKLSDGYFVLRHNPHLVGFCPYRIYTYRNKDGLLVIGMVKPSMAVRYMGNPDMKAIQILKKHDRQLKEIIDQIISK, from the coding sequence TTGAAAAGATTAATCCTTTTACTGCTTACTGTTTATGCTTTCACTCTAAATAGCTGTATTACAGCTATGGAGTGGTCAACGAGAGATGAGGATGACGATGAGTACATTCCTCCCAAAAAAGTAACTGTGGAAAAGAAAGAAAACCTTAAAGGATATAATCCAAAACCACAGGAAGAAGAGGAAGAAGAGATACCAGACATATACGAAGTATCTGCTGACATATCTTATGAAGAAGCAGACCTTCTTCTCCGCTCAGCTTTAGAAGAGGCAAACTTCAAGATAATAAAGGTTTCACACGTAACAAAGGGGATGAAAGAGCAGGGCAGAAGGGATTTCTGGGAAGACATGAACATCTACATGATATGCAAACTGTCTGATGGATACTTCGTCCTCAGACACAATCCCCACCTTGTAGGTTTCTGCCCATACCGCATTTACACTTACAGAAACAAAGATGGTCTTCTTGTCATTGGAATGGTAAAGCCCTCTATGGCAGTAAGGTATATGGGCAATCCAGACATGAAGGCTATCCAGATTTTGAAAAAACACGACAGACAGCTTAAAGAGATAATTGACCAGATAATATCTAAATAA
- a CDS encoding sigma-54-dependent transcriptional regulator has product MQRILLIDDEESILKVIKRFLEDNGFYVDTAKTKKEAIQKLRNSYDIILSDYRLPDGTGTEILELFRKKDRNTPFIIITAYGSINGAVEAMQKGASHYIAKPIDANNLLKIIHFLLEKREKSSSEFSDSFAGIIGKSPLMKELFKEIDIVSKSESTVLIEGESGTGKELVARAIHSLSNRKDNPFVALNCSAIPVELFENELFGHEKGAYTGASGQTKGKIELAGEGTLFLDEVGELDLISQAKLLRVLQEREFYRLGGTKTVPVKCRIIAATNRNLEKMVEEGKFREDLFYRINVVHLKVPPLRERREDIPLLAKYFLEKYSRLNGKQILYIDPEAMEILKNYHWKGNVRELENAIERAVVMCQHDTIMTEHLPPRIVRNKAEEKQQIVSGEINLLELEKRVILKALEETGWNQTKAAQKLGISRKQLRTKMKNFGLLQSR; this is encoded by the coding sequence TTGCAGAGAATACTGCTTATAGACGATGAGGAGAGCATTTTAAAGGTTATTAAGAGATTTTTAGAGGATAACGGCTTTTATGTTGATACAGCAAAAACAAAGAAAGAAGCCATACAGAAATTAAGAAACAGCTATGACATAATACTAAGCGATTACAGACTTCCTGACGGAACAGGAACAGAAATTTTAGAGCTTTTCAGGAAAAAAGACAGGAACACTCCATTTATCATAATCACAGCTTACGGCTCAATCAACGGAGCAGTTGAAGCAATGCAAAAAGGGGCTTCCCACTACATTGCAAAACCTATCGATGCAAACAACCTCCTGAAGATTATACACTTTCTGTTAGAAAAAAGAGAAAAAAGCAGTAGTGAGTTTTCTGACAGTTTTGCTGGCATTATAGGAAAGTCTCCATTAATGAAAGAGCTGTTCAAGGAGATTGATATTGTCAGCAAAAGTGAGTCAACTGTTCTTATAGAAGGGGAGAGCGGAACAGGAAAGGAGCTTGTAGCAAGGGCTATACATTCTTTATCAAACAGAAAAGACAATCCTTTTGTAGCCCTGAACTGTTCAGCTATACCTGTGGAACTGTTTGAAAACGAGCTGTTTGGCCACGAAAAAGGAGCATATACAGGAGCTTCAGGACAGACAAAAGGAAAAATAGAGCTGGCAGGAGAAGGGACACTGTTCCTTGATGAAGTTGGAGAACTTGACCTTATCTCACAGGCTAAACTTCTCAGAGTTTTGCAGGAAAGAGAGTTTTACAGGCTTGGAGGAACAAAAACCGTCCCAGTTAAATGCAGGATAATAGCAGCGACAAACAGAAATTTAGAAAAAATGGTAGAGGAAGGAAAGTTTAGAGAAGACCTGTTTTACAGAATAAATGTAGTTCATCTTAAAGTTCCGCCCCTCAGAGAAAGGAGGGAAGACATACCTCTTCTTGCAAAATATTTCCTTGAAAAGTATTCAAGACTGAATGGAAAACAGATACTCTATATAGACCCTGAGGCAATGGAAATTCTGAAAAACTATCACTGGAAAGGAAATGTAAGGGAGCTGGAAAATGCCATTGAAAGAGCAGTGGTTATGTGCCAGCACGACACAATAATGACAGAACACCTACCGCCTAGAATTGTCAGAAACAAAGCAGAAGAAAAACAGCAAATTGTCTCTGGAGAGATAAACCTTTTAGAGTTAGAAAAAAGGGTGATACTTAAGGCTTTAGAAGAAACAGGCTGGAACCAGACAAAGGCAGCACAGAAATTGGGAATCTCAAGAAAACAGCTCAGAACAAAGATGAAAAACTTTGGACTGCTTCAGAGCAGATAA
- a CDS encoding DsrE family protein gives MGRVFGFLVFFLLYFSAFSQDVHRVVVDFRSGDIREFEGFLLKGLSSNIQHYRDRLEELKVVVVIHGNGYRFFIKNLQKSPYSDEELMKRQKEFKERLENLVKFYGVRFEICSLGLKARGISEDNIYDFVKPVYSALESLVNWQNRGYAYILLQ, from the coding sequence ATGGGCAGAGTGTTCGGCTTTTTAGTATTTTTTCTCCTTTACTTTTCTGCTTTTTCACAGGATGTCCACAGGGTAGTTGTTGATTTTAGGTCAGGAGACATCAGGGAGTTTGAAGGGTTTTTGTTAAAAGGCCTGTCATCAAACATACAGCATTACAGAGACAGACTTGAAGAGCTGAAGGTAGTCGTGGTTATACACGGAAATGGGTACAGATTTTTCATAAAAAATTTACAGAAATCTCCATACTCTGATGAAGAGCTGATGAAGAGACAGAAAGAGTTTAAAGAGAGGCTTGAAAATCTGGTGAAGTTCTACGGGGTAAGATTTGAGATATGCAGTCTGGGACTCAAAGCCCGGGGTATATCTGAAGACAACATCTACGATTTTGTTAAACCTGTTTACTCAGCTTTAGAAAGTCTTGTTAACTGGCAGAACAGAGGTTATGCATACATCCTACTCCAGTAA
- the soxX gene encoding sulfur oxidation c-type cytochrome SoxX, with the protein MKSSTLLLFMPALLILFFAGEGKAGKIEFEHPDAKEIMMSDIPPGPRHYAVPSNCKLDSPAFIKKMAQKGKKLFNNKKAANCVACHCAPGSKGCGNIGPNLAHYRSTLMKAPYLGNQKKTVSWLFQRIADYRVQIPPEYKKEPYYNIMTVNLTTGKLSYDDVCALAAFLLSLE; encoded by the coding sequence ATGAAGTCGTCAACACTACTTCTTTTTATGCCTGCCCTGTTAATCCTCTTCTTTGCAGGAGAAGGTAAAGCAGGAAAAATTGAGTTTGAGCATCCAGATGCAAAAGAGATTATGATGAGTGATATTCCACCGGGACCAAGGCATTATGCTGTTCCTTCCAACTGTAAGTTAGACAGCCCTGCATTTATAAAAAAGATGGCACAAAAAGGGAAAAAACTGTTTAACAACAAAAAGGCTGCAAACTGCGTTGCCTGTCACTGTGCTCCCGGTTCTAAAGGCTGTGGAAACATAGGACCTAACCTTGCCCATTACAGAAGTACACTGATGAAAGCTCCATATCTTGGTAATCAGAAAAAAACTGTATCATGGCTGTTCCAGAGAATTGCAGACTACAGGGTACAGATTCCTCCAGAGTATAAGAAAGAGCCATACTACAACATCATGACAGTAAACCTTACAACAGGAAAGCTGTCTTACGACGACGTCTGTGCATTAGCAGCATTCCTGCTTTCACTGGAGTAA
- a CDS encoding ATP-binding protein codes for MTLDYFKKLSIRWKVALATSIYILFVLLGAILFTALSFEQKLLKEKKQNTVENIKNIVESYKDSFVLRNLEKIDEMVKKIDGLPSVFYVSVLDTDGRIIGNTDISNLGFINKKLLKKFRNIPFTEKNRNILTLYYPVKVDRDSVGYVVASYDLNLLKFSIDREILKIVVQTMAIAVLVILVSFAGVFVISGYMSQPLINLKNKIMSITSTYIDSSELDISPVETIGKEDKSCIKNVADQCWLVGDNPDRILIEMGELSLKECPSCEKFSELSGDEISQLNYSFYMMVASLKEYLRKLDEAHRERETLNCMATMGEMSAKIAHEVKNALYAIGNAASYLKENIDNELVKEFSGVITDEVNRLNRMTVSFLNFSKLIEPKFEIGDFNSEVEKAVILLKPDMEDENIKLILHFDRSLPPFFFDRNLMKQVIFNLILNSIDALREKDEKDRYIKVETKYIKTREHTVARLTVEDNGTGISEENRDRIFQPFFTTKTKGTGLGLPMVYKIVFSHGGAISMETEEGKGTKFIIDLKIR; via the coding sequence ATGACGCTGGATTATTTTAAGAAACTTTCTATAAGATGGAAGGTTGCCCTTGCAACATCTATTTATATACTGTTTGTTCTTCTTGGGGCAATACTGTTTACAGCACTTAGTTTTGAGCAGAAGCTCCTCAAAGAGAAAAAACAGAACACCGTGGAAAACATTAAAAATATAGTGGAGAGCTACAAAGACAGCTTTGTTCTCAGAAATTTAGAAAAGATAGATGAGATGGTAAAAAAGATTGACGGTCTTCCTTCTGTGTTTTATGTGTCTGTTTTAGATACCGACGGTAGGATTATAGGAAACACAGACATATCAAATTTAGGATTTATAAATAAAAAACTGCTGAAAAAGTTCAGAAACATACCTTTTACAGAAAAAAACAGGAATATCCTCACATTGTACTATCCTGTAAAGGTGGATAGAGACAGTGTGGGTTATGTTGTTGCCAGCTATGATCTTAATCTTCTGAAGTTCTCTATAGACAGGGAGATACTGAAAATAGTAGTACAGACAATGGCAATAGCTGTCCTTGTAATCCTTGTATCATTTGCCGGTGTGTTTGTTATATCAGGTTACATGTCCCAGCCTCTGATAAATCTAAAAAACAAAATTATGAGCATAACATCAACCTATATAGACAGCTCAGAGCTTGATATAAGTCCTGTTGAGACCATAGGAAAGGAAGATAAAAGCTGTATAAAAAATGTGGCAGACCAGTGCTGGCTTGTTGGAGACAATCCAGACAGGATACTGATAGAAATGGGAGAACTGTCTCTCAAAGAATGTCCATCCTGTGAGAAGTTCAGTGAGCTGTCTGGAGATGAAATCAGTCAGCTGAATTACTCCTTCTATATGATGGTTGCTTCCCTGAAGGAATATTTGAGAAAGTTAGATGAAGCCCACAGAGAAAGGGAAACTCTAAACTGTATGGCTACAATGGGAGAGATGAGTGCAAAAATTGCCCACGAGGTAAAAAATGCCCTGTATGCAATAGGTAATGCTGCCAGCTATCTAAAGGAAAACATTGATAACGAGCTTGTGAAGGAATTTTCAGGTGTTATAACAGATGAAGTAAACAGGCTAAATAGGATGACTGTGTCTTTTCTGAACTTTTCAAAACTTATAGAGCCGAAGTTTGAGATAGGAGATTTTAATAGTGAAGTGGAAAAGGCTGTAATACTGCTCAAACCAGATATGGAAGATGAAAATATAAAACTTATTCTCCATTTTGATAGGAGCCTTCCTCCATTTTTCTTTGATAGAAATCTTATGAAACAGGTTATATTCAATCTGATTTTAAACAGTATTGATGCTTTGAGGGAAAAAGACGAAAAAGATAGATACATAAAGGTGGAAACAAAATATATCAAAACAAGGGAACACACTGTAGCAAGGCTTACAGTTGAAGATAATGGAACTGGAATTTCCGAAGAAAACAGGGATAGAATATTTCAGCCTTTTTTTACAACAAAAACAAAAGGAACAGGTCTGGGACTTCCTATGGTGTATAAGATAGTCTTCAGTCACGGTGGAGCTATAAGTATGGAAACGGAAGAAGGAAAGGGGACTAAATTTATTATTGATCTTAAGATAAGATGA
- the soxA gene encoding sulfur oxidation c-type cytochrome SoxA translates to MRLKYIALLGMAVAFSSALYAEEEIGQAISPEDWKLYEEGINPGEVFAEEVGGKLFEKPMGPKNISCASCHTKDGDIEERVATAAAYYPKYDKDAGMIINLEQRIQICQSKYMDMKPFSLKSKENTALTTYLYYLAQGTKINVDTTSPMAKEYLKYGRYIFTLKRGVRNLSCQVCHEFAAGKVLRMQWLKPLGFEYNGIKGTTAADHWPAFRMTKNKVQTLQQRFQGCQKQGGQKKLPLGSKEMVALELYVKSLSNGAELKTPGLRR, encoded by the coding sequence ATGAGACTGAAATATATAGCCCTTTTAGGTATGGCGGTAGCTTTCTCTTCCGCCCTTTATGCTGAAGAAGAGATAGGACAGGCCATATCACCGGAAGACTGGAAACTTTATGAAGAGGGAATAAACCCGGGAGAAGTATTTGCTGAAGAGGTAGGTGGGAAACTGTTTGAAAAACCTATGGGACCAAAAAATATATCCTGTGCATCCTGCCACACAAAAGATGGAGACATTGAAGAAAGAGTAGCAACAGCTGCAGCCTACTACCCAAAATACGACAAAGATGCAGGAATGATAATAAACCTTGAGCAGAGAATACAGATATGCCAGTCAAAATATATGGATATGAAACCTTTTTCACTGAAAAGTAAGGAAAATACAGCACTGACCACATACCTTTACTATCTGGCACAGGGAACAAAGATAAATGTTGATACAACATCTCCCATGGCAAAAGAATATCTGAAATACGGCAGATACATATTCACCCTTAAAAGAGGTGTTAGAAACCTCTCCTGTCAGGTATGTCATGAGTTTGCAGCAGGAAAGGTTCTCAGAATGCAGTGGCTTAAACCTTTAGGATTTGAGTACAACGGAATAAAGGGAACAACAGCAGCAGACCACTGGCCAGCGTTCAGAATGACAAAAAACAAGGTTCAGACACTTCAGCAGAGATTTCAGGGATGTCAGAAACAGGGAGGGCAGAAAAAACTTCCATTAGGTTCAAAAGAGATGGTAGCCCTTGAGCTTTATGTAAAATCTCTCTCAAACGGAGCTGAGCTGAAAACACCGGGATTGAGGAGGTAG
- a CDS encoding phosphate/phosphite/phosphonate ABC transporter substrate-binding protein, giving the protein MFFAFIYSSFASERLILAVLSSGNPVEEYRRFKALSDYLSERLGVGIKLKIFGKYTDMLQFYEENTVDISISCPVVYYKIAEKHNVYAAAVVKIKGHVVEAGVIVVREDSSIKSVKQLKGKKITLGSSICASNCVMPLYILSKNGIRYTDISDMWNSGSDKAAILSVISGLADAAGVKEESAQKFLGKGIKIIAKSPYVPRYVVAVHGDLPENLRKKITDILYSLKDREVLRQIGIDGFEKPDRSMFSIVKDYNNILSQYPLLQ; this is encoded by the coding sequence TTGTTTTTTGCCTTCATTTATTCCTCCTTTGCATCTGAACGGCTGATTCTGGCCGTTCTTTCTTCTGGAAATCCTGTTGAAGAGTACAGGAGATTTAAAGCTCTGTCTGACTATCTGTCAGAGAGATTGGGAGTAGGTATAAAGCTAAAGATTTTCGGTAAATACACAGATATGCTACAGTTTTATGAGGAAAACACTGTGGACATATCCATAAGCTGTCCTGTTGTTTATTACAAGATAGCTGAGAAACATAACGTTTATGCTGCTGCAGTTGTAAAGATTAAGGGACATGTTGTAGAAGCTGGGGTTATAGTAGTCAGAGAAGACAGCAGTATAAAATCAGTGAAACAGCTTAAAGGAAAAAAAATAACCCTCGGCAGCAGTATATGTGCCAGTAACTGTGTTATGCCTCTGTACATACTGAGTAAAAATGGAATCAGATACACAGACATATCAGACATGTGGAACTCTGGCAGTGATAAGGCTGCTATACTTTCTGTTATATCTGGCCTTGCAGATGCAGCAGGAGTAAAAGAGGAATCTGCCCAGAAATTTTTAGGAAAAGGGATAAAGATAATAGCAAAGTCTCCATATGTTCCCCGTTATGTGGTTGCTGTTCACGGAGATCTGCCTGAAAATTTGCGAAAAAAGATAACAGACATACTGTATTCTCTAAAGGACAGGGAAGTTTTGAGGCAGATAGGGATTGATGGTTTTGAAAAGCCTGACAGAAGTATGTTCAGTATTGTTAAAGATTATAATAACATACTATCCCAGTATCCCCTTCTTCAGTGA
- a CDS encoding thioredoxin family protein codes for MRKVVFLLLIVVSSSFGEIKWYGLNDGFQKAIKEKKLIMIYIYSPKCHYCKRMEATTFKDKQVQKVINRYFVPIKVRKCSEDGMFVKEEYGYMGTPTFHFIKPDGNKIKGIFGAWPKEEFLKILKYFYTGAYKTKSMTDYFMEEQ; via the coding sequence ATGAGAAAGGTTGTCTTCCTTCTTCTTATTGTAGTTTCTTCCTCCTTTGGAGAAATAAAGTGGTATGGACTGAACGATGGATTTCAAAAGGCAATAAAGGAGAAGAAGCTGATTATGATTTATATCTACTCTCCAAAATGTCATTACTGCAAGAGGATGGAAGCAACAACCTTTAAAGACAAGCAGGTTCAGAAAGTCATAAACAGATATTTTGTCCCTATAAAGGTAAGGAAATGTTCAGAAGATGGGATGTTTGTAAAGGAAGAATACGGATACATGGGAACTCCAACCTTTCACTTTATAAAACCTGACGGAAACAAGATAAAGGGAATATTTGGAGCATGGCCTAAGGAAGAGTTTTTGAAGATACTGAAGTATTTCTACACAGGAGCTTACAAAACAAAATCAATGACAGACTACTTTATGGAAGAACAATAA